ACTTCTTAAACTTGCCTGAACCATCAAAAAtcattttgctcattctgactATTGGCAGCCTTATATCATATGTTAAGGAAAATCTAGAGAAATTCCAAAATGAAGGAGAAGGAAATGAAAGCGTATGTTGCCTATGTCTTGCATTCATCACAGCTGCACACAACTGTAACTCAAGATAAGAGAAAAATCTTGGATGACTACTGAAAACAATCTAACAAGATCAAAACACTCCCTTCCCCGCCTCGGACGTGGAGATAGATGATGTCCATAGATTATGTAAAGATTTGTTGCTGGATCTAGTGGCACACAACCATTTCCTTGGGATCTCATGATCGTCATCACTGGTCACAGTTGGCACATGCCAGCTACCATTGGCTGATTCCTGTAATTATATTACTCCAAAAGCTTATttatacaacaacaacaacaacaacaaaagcatTATCTCACTAAGTGAGGCCGGCAAGATATCGACGAATTTTATGTTGGCTGTTGAGGCCTAACACAACCCACCTCCTTTACCCGGGCTTGGGACCGGCTACGCAAGCATAGGCGGAGTTCCAAAAGCTTATTTATCTTCCATGAAAAATATTTAGCATATCTAATTAAGTTGCAAAGCTCTTTTTCCCCTTTGAATAGTGAAGGGATATAAAAATACAAACAAGTGGAGATAATCAACCCCCAAACCAAACCCCTCAAGAATTGGACAAAATTCTAAGCCCAATCCATTGAATAAGCAGTATGAATTCTATTAACGACAAGCAAGGAGAAATGGGCAACAACCATAATGGTTGCTTGCTGGAAGCATGCTACATTACATTCAATTTAAGAAGAAAAGCAGTTTTATTATCATCTCACCTGAATAACGATTGAATAACGAGGAGGCATAACTAGGGAAACTCTGCCAGCTGAGGCTGATACTCGAATCTGCAAACCGAAAAAAGGCACTGTCAATTTGAATTTTGGAGTAAAAAACCATTTGCAAAAGACAAATAACACATTAGTAAGTCAGCGTTAAGAAAAGATAAACTCCATGAGAACTGATTCTAGTGTGAATGGATAACAAACTCTTGCAAACTCCAGGATTCAGGGAAAAACAAATATTCAGCAGACCTTCTGGTTAGGGAAATGAATCAGAAGCATGATAAATTATACTATTATGGAATGTACAAGAGTTAATAGTTGGATTCATCAGCTTATTCTAGACCAGGCTTCACTCCATATAAGATTATCTAGGATTTAGTTAAGCATACATGGTTTTGCAGAAGACATTCACAATTAAGTTGAGGACTAAATGCATGGCCCATTGTAAATTGTAAAAGCATTTCCCCCTCTAATATGGGGTTTTGAAATCCTTGCTGTAGGCATTGGGTGGTCAATAGCCATGGTCTCGTGGAGATAGAAGACTAGCAGAATTCAGAATAGCCTTACAAATAATGCAAATTGATAGGGTGTGAAGCAAAGACATCACTCTTTCTTGAGTTAGTAGAGTGTCAAGCATGCTTCTGCTGACACTGACTCATGAACAACAGGTGTTGAACAACTCCTGACAAGGTGTCCAAttcaaaaactattttttattgGCTTAGACACACGCCAAACATGACTACGACACTTAGTCGATACTCAACTATGATTTAATACTTGAAGCACACACAGCTCCTACAAAACAACTTTCAATTTTCGAAGTAATTTCAAAAGactcaaattaaaataaaaatttatcaaaagtTTTGAAACTTGAAAAATGTTAAGAAAGGTTTGCAGCACACTTCATTTTACATATCATTCCGTCCCTAGTTCATCCCTTAgcaccacacacacacacacacacacacacacacacacacacacacacatacacacacacacacacatatttaGAAGCTGTATCAAGTGAGAATGTGAGAGGATATAATCTTGAATCGTTGATCATACAACCATACATAAATGTTTGTAATTAACAGCTCctaatgtgtgtgtgtgtgtggtgtCTTGATGACCTACATGTGTGTCAATATCGTGTCTGATGTCTGGTTTCCATGATTTTGTCCATGCTTCAACGGGTTATACTGTAAAGTGTATAGGAACTTCTCTGATAGTTTACAATACCTGGTGCTTTTCCTTCCATCTCGGGAAAAAATTAGAACCCAGTAGTTGGAATAAGTGATCTCTCATCTCGTCATTTGTCAACAGTAAGCATTTACAACTAACAGCAGCGTATAACCAGAACCTATgataaacaaaacaacaacattTTAGCACAACTGAGTCATTGGAGGGCTATACAGATACACTTGTATACTGAAGAATCTATATTCCTATCAATGTCAGAACTGGATAATGCAAAAACTCAACATTAACCAAGTCTTATCCCCCTAGGTGAAATTGGCCACAAGAATAAATCGACATCAGTAGGCtcctaaaaaatcaaaattacgCAACTCAATCTAACTTAATATTATGGAAGTACTTCATTACCAGTCATCATTTGAACCTTGAGGTGTAGCATAAAGAGCGCCATTCTCTCTCCAATGTTCTAGAAGTCTCTTGTTATTTGGATTTTGAGCTGGACCGCCAGTTACCCGACTTACATGCAAAATAATGAGTGGCAATCTCTTCGAAGGGCTAATTTGACGTAATTGTTTAACAACATTATTAAGCTACAACGAAGGGCAAAGAACCATTAAGTAGTAGCCTTTGCTATATGCTAATAAAGTCAACAGTTACACTCACCTGTGAAAAACTGAAATTATGCTGGTTTGCAAGGCCTACATTGGCACCATCTACAACAGCATCGAACGGGCCATGCTGCTTAAGCCATTTCTGTAGAAGTCAAACTTGTACATCAATCCCTATGCCAATACTAATTCTTTTATTTACAACCTAATTGAAGACAGAGACTTGAAAGTGTAGACACAAGAATACACAACCCTTGTCAAAGGTAGCCTAAGATTAGATACAACAGTGAATAATGTTTTACCTGAAAATTATTGAAGTTTGACTGAGTTTCTCTTTGGCATGCCAATTTAGATAATGAGGTAGCAAAGTTTTCAGTCTCTTTGGGATCTAAATCAATGCTCACAAGCTTCTCGCCGCACGAGAGACACATTCCATCCTCATTGACATGAGTCTTCACCACCTTCCACTGCCCGCTCCCAAGCCACCCTTGTCCATGCCACCCTCCACCTCCCCGCACAATCCCATCTCTTACCTTGTCAGCATCCCAGTTCTCCTCCCCAACTTTCATTGCATACTCAGAGTTAAACCAGTCCTCAATTATCTGCAAACTTGACTCAGACACCTGCCTCACCGTAGCACGCAACCGATGCAATATCTCATACACCTTATCCTCCTTCTTCGCACTGACACTGACCTCCAAGAGAGCAGAAAGCTCAGGCTCTTCCGCTACGAGACCGGACTCAATCATGTCCGCGTCAACCTCACAAGCTTTCTCAAACTCCCCCCTCTTGCAAAACCCAAACAAAGCAGGCCCGTACGATCTCAGCTTAGGCGCAATACCAACATCCTTCATTTGCTTCAGCAACTCAAAAGCCATCTGGGGATCTTCCTTAGCAGCAGCAAGCCTAGCCGCATTAGTAAACGTCGCCTCATTTGGCTTCACTTTCTCCCTCATCATCTGCTGAAATATCTCAAACCCCCTCTCCAAACCCACTTGCCCACTATCCATCGAATCCGAATGCGGAATAGAACACAAGTACAACATCTTATTATAATGATCAATATTAAGAACAACCCCCATCTTCCGCGCCTCGTCGTAGAGCTCAAGTGCTTGAGCAACATCCCCAGCCTTAGAACACCGGTTAAGCTTCTGCTGCAAAACCCCCTCAGGAGATTCACGAGCAGCTTTTCTCTTTGCTTTGATTGAATGCCTAATGGATTTGGCTCGGGAAAGGGAGAAATTCTCATCCTGTGACTTGGGTGTTGGGGATAAAGTGCTCATGGTAGTGATTTTTGTGGTGTGTTTGGCAGTGTGAGAGTTCAAATTCCAATTCCAAAGACGTGGGAAATGGGGTTTGGTGAAGGAAGAGAAGATGGGGGTGAATCTGGTGGCCATTACAGCACTTCTACGCAGCATCACAGATTCAAGTAGTGTTGCTTAAACagtgaagaggaagaggaagaggaaaatgACCGACCTCGGAAACAGCGAAGAGAAACTAACGTTGTTGTGATggtgattgtgattgtgattgtgaaCTAACGTTGTTGTCATGGAATGAAAGAAGGTTGAGAAGTAGAAAACCAAACCCTATCCATCTTCATTCTTCTCCCGCGTTATCAGTTCCATTCGACACTCCTCTTTTGTTCTGCTCTGTACTAGATTTTGTTTATTGGATTGTGTCTTatctattgtttttttttttctttcaaattattcattatttttgaattttttcatCAACTTTTATATAAGTAAATTGCTTATATTAGGCTTAGGATAAAGGGATAATATGTTATACTTTGATGTGCAATTATATCTTACTATTATTAATACTGCTATTAGGAGcggtaaaaactaaaaagagttCGACTAGTCTGATCAACCCTTCAACCCGCATAACAAAAGGGGTGATGACTGACCCTTTAGCCTGTTTTGACCCACTCTACTTATTTCACTTTTAACTTGTTGAAAGATAAATGGGGCGGATTGGTTAATCAAGTgatcagttttttttaaaacaaaattaataatgTTGTGGGCTTTGAGCTCATTACTGCATCTGAACTCTACCAGcgccaatttttttattttagggctcaattcattttttttctaatattgccCACTGAGGGCTTCATCTCTTTTTGTGTTTTAGTGTTTCACTCAAATTGTTCGTGATTGTGAAGTGTAAATGGTGACCGAGGGTAATGATAGCATACGATATTGTCAAGACTTAAGAGATAATTCTCACTTCCaaacatatattttttgttttcatatttTGCGGGTCAACTTGCTAACCCAACCTAATATCGGGTGGCGTGAGGTCTTAAACACATATTGAtgcagcggaagtcgtactaggattgcaagcgcaaatcctaaggaaaaggtttctggaatccaccagaaaggaaattagcaagcgctaaaaccctagaaaatacactggaatccaccagagaagaagagaaaactcttaaattttattatcaatcaaaactgaataggctatgccttacaattgcttaaataggaaaagaaagaaaatcctaaccaaaaagaaataagatcttgaaagatcctaattgaaaataaaagatcctaattgaaataaataagtttctaacaaaaaataaataatatcctaaaagatcttaattgaaaattaaagatcctaataaataaaatcctaataaaatactTAGATTTTGTTTTGCGGGCCCGAGACTGATTAGATGGGCTAAAATCCGATCGGGCTCATTCGACGAGCGACATCATCGTCGAAGCGCGCAGCCAGCCGCGCTACATCAGTCTCCTCCACCCCTGAGGAACTCGACCCCGAGTTCTCATCGTGATAAAGGGCCGCATCTTCCTGATACTCATAGATGTCAGCTACGTTGAAAGTATTTGAGATATTCATGTCATCTGGGAGAGCCACCACATAAGCATTGTCATTGACCTTTCGAATCACCTTGAATGGACCATACTTGCGTGGCTTCAACTTGTTGTAAGTACCAACTGGGAACCTCTCCTTCCGTAAGAACACCATCACATCGTCTCCCACATTGAAAACTTTAGCTCTCCTGCGTTTGTCGACGGCAGCCTTGTTCTTCATTCCAGTAGCCTCCAACCGGGCCTTTACAGCTTCTTTAACAGTCACAATCTCCTTAGCCATTGTCTCAGCCGCTGCACTAACCCCAGGTGCTTTAGGCAATTGTAACAAATCCACCACATGTCTGGGCACAGAAGTGTAAACGAGAGAAAAAGGTGACTTTCCGGTAGCTGAGTGCACAGCACTGTTATAAGCAAATTCCACCTGTGGAAGAGCTAGATCCCACTGCTTCGGTTTATCCCTGCAAATACTCCGAATCATATTTCCCAAAGTCCTATTGGTTACCTCAGtttgtccatcagtctgtggatgtgCCGTAGAACTTCGGTTCAGCGCTGTTCCAAATAACCTCCAAAGAGTAACCCAGAAATGACTGAGAAATTTGGTGTCCCTGTCTGAAGTAATCGACGTAGGAACCCCGTGAAGGCGCACCACCTCCCTGAAGAACAGTTTGGCTATGTTGGACGCATCAGCAGTCTTCTTACAGGCAATGAAGTGCGTCATCTTGGAGAATCTGTCTACAACAACAAACACAGAATCCACACCTCGTTGTGTACGAGGCAAGCCCAACACGAAATCCATAGCCAAATCTTGCCAGATATCATCAGGAATAGGCAAAGGCATATAAAGACCAGTGTTTTGTGACTGACCTTTAGAAACCTGACAAGTGTAACACCTCTTGACTATAGTACCAACGTCCCTCCTTAAGTGTGGCCAATAATACCTCTCTTCCAGGCTAGCAATGGTCTTGTCTCTGCCCAAGTGACCGCTGAGTCCGCCACCATGTAAATCTCGGATCAACTTTTCCCTTAAAGAGGAGCAAGGGATGCACAGCTGATCCCCTTTAAAAAGATAGCCATCACGGATATGATAATCTGCCGAAGGATGCTTACCACTACACTTGGCCCATAATTCCTTGAAGTCAACATCACCTTCATACAGCTCTTTAAGGCACTCAAAGCCTACGATCTCCTGCGCTAAAGTAATTAGCAAGGAAGCTCTCCTACTCAACGCATCTGCTACCTTGTTAAGAGCTCCCGATTTATGCTGAATAATAAAAGGAAACTTCTGTAAGAAACTCACCCACCGAGCATGCATCTTGTTTATCACTTTCTGGCTGTGAAGAAACTTCAAAGCTTGGTGGTCAGTAAACAGAATGAACTCTCTCTGAATTAGGTAATGTTCCCACTGGCGTAGAGCTCTAAAGACTGCATAGAACTCCTGGTCATAAGTGCTCCACTTCTGGCGAGCATCACTCAACTTCTCGCTGAAAAAGGCCACCGGTCTCTTCTCTTGAGACAACACCGCTCCTATGCCAACTCCACTAGCATCACATTCAACTTGGAACACTTTATCAAAATCAGGGAGTGCTAGCACCGGTGCAGAGCATAATTTCTCCTTAATCAGGCCAAAACTTTGCTCCTGTTCAAATCCCCATTTGAACTTTCCTTTCTTTAGACATTCAGTGATAGGTGCAGTGATAGTGCTGAAATCTCTGATAAACCTCCTATAAAAAGTAGCCAAACCATGAAAACTGCGTACTTCAGTTACTGACTTTGGTGTGGGCCAATCCCGGATTGCACTCACCTTCTCTTCGTCAACATGAATCCCTTCTTCTCCAACAATAAAACCTAGGAAGAGTAATTTGTTGGTGCTAAATGTACACTTTTTCATATTAATGTATAACTGGTTCTCCTGTAAAACTTGCAACACCTGCTTCACATGCTCCAGGTGTTCTTTCTTGTTCTTACTATAAATcagaatatcatcaaagtaaaCAACCACAAAAGAACCAATAAATGGACGCAGAACCTGATTCATCAACCTCATGAAGGTGCTGGGGGCATTTGATAACCCGAAAGGCATCACCAACCACTCATACAATCCATCCTTGCTCTTGAAAGCTGTCTTCCACTCATCTCCAGGCCTGATTCTGATCTGGTGATAGCCACTACGCAAGTCTATCTTTGAAAACACCTTAGAACCAGctaattcatcaagcatatcttCCAAACGGGGAATTGGGAATCGATACTTGATAGTTATCTTATTGATGGCTCTACTATCAACACACATTCGCCACTGACCTCCTTTCTTAGGGACAAGGAGGACTGGTACAGCACATGGGCTCATGCTCTCACGAATGAATCCTTTCTTCAGCAAGTCTTCAATCTGCTCCCTTAAGATTTCATTCTCTTTCGGGCTCATCCTGTAGTGAGGAAGATTTGGCAAGCTAGACCCCGGAATCAGATCAATGTGGTGCTGAATATCTCGCATCGGAGGCAACTCGTTGGGTAGCTCATTTGCAGTCAGCTCTTTAAAGTCCTCTAGAATCTCTAGGACCTCTTCTGGAATTATCGGTTCCTCTTTGACAACGCTCATCAATCCTTTAATTACCACTGGACAGAAGCATTTAGTTTCTTTTACATCCTCATCAAGCTCCTTTTCATTCTGTGTCATCACCAAGAAACTGGACTTCTTTTCTACTGGACCCTTGTCAAAGTGCAAAACAGGAGCCATAGCAATTTTGTGTGTTCCCCATGTAAACAACATCACATTATCCCTTCCTTTGTATGTAGTATCAGTAT
This portion of the Lotus japonicus ecotype B-129 chromosome 3, LjGifu_v1.2 genome encodes:
- the LOC130747869 gene encoding proteinaceous RNase P 1, chloroplastic/mitochondrial-like, encoding MLRRSAVMATRFTPIFSSFTKPHFPRLWNWNLNSHTAKHTTKITTMSTLSPTPKSQDENFSLSRAKSIRHSIKAKRKAARESPEGVLQQKLNRCSKAGDVAQALELYDEARKMGVVLNIDHYNKMLYLCSIPHSDSMDSGQVGLERGFEIFQQMMREKVKPNEATFTNAARLAAAKEDPQMAFELLKQMKDVGIAPKLRSYGPALFGFCKRGEFEKACEVDADMIESGLVAEEPELSALLEVSVSAKKEDKVYEILHRLRATVRQVSESSLQIIEDWFNSEYAMKVGEENWDADKVRDGIVRGGGGWHGQGWLGSGQWKVVKTHVNEDGMCLSCGEKLVSIDLDPKETENFATSLSKLACQRETQSNFNNFQKWLKQHGPFDAVVDGANVGLANQHNFSFSQLNNVVKQLRQISPSKRLPLIILHVSRVTGGPAQNPNNKRLLEHWRENGALYATPQGSNDDWFWLYAAVSCKCLLLTNDEMRDHLFQLLGSNFFPRWKEKHQIRVSASAGRVSLVMPPRYSIVIQESANGSWHVPTVTSDDDHEIPRKWLCATRSSNKSLHNLWTSSISTSEAGKGVF